In Felis catus isolate Fca126 chromosome C2, F.catus_Fca126_mat1.0, whole genome shotgun sequence, a single window of DNA contains:
- the OLIG1 gene encoding oligodendrocyte transcription factor 1 gives MYYALSQARVNAAPATMLRPQRPGDVQLGASLYELVGYRQPPSSSSSSSSSTSSSSTTAPVLPKAAREKPEAPAEQLGSGAGPGAHAGGGSRADAKEEQQQQLRRKINSRERKRMQDLNLAMDALREVILPYSAAHCQGAPGRKLSKIATLLLARNYILLLGSSLQELRRALGEGAGPAAPRLLLAGLPLLAAAPGSVLLAPGAVGPPDALRPAKYLSLALDEPPCGQFALPGGGAGGGAAGPGLCTCAVCKFPHLVPAGLGLAAVQAQFSK, from the coding sequence aTGTACTATGCGCTTTCCCAGGCGCGCGTGAACGCGGCCCCCGCGACCATGCTGCGGCCACAGCGGCCCGGAGACGTGCAGCTCGGGGCCTCCCTGTACGAGCTGGTGGGCTACCGGCAgccgccttcctcctcctcctcctcctcctcttccacgtCCTCCTCCTCCACGACGGCCCCCGTCCTCCCCAAGGCGGCGCGCGAGAAGCCGGAGGCGCCGGCCGAGCAGCTGGGTAGCGGAGCGGGGCCCGGCGCGCACGCGGGCGGCGGCTCCCGGGCGGACGCCAAAGAGGAGCAGCAACAGCAGCTGCGGCGCAAGATCAACAGCCGCGAGCGGAAGCGCATGCAGGACCTGAACCTGGCCATGGACGCGCTGCGCGAGGTCATCCTGCCCTACTCGGCGGCGCACTGCCAGGGCGCGCCTGGCCGCAAGCTTTCCAAGATCGCCACGCTGCTGCTCGCCCGCAACTATATCCTGCTGCTGGGTAGCTCGCTGCAGGAGCTGCGCCGCGCGCTGGGCGAGGGCGCCGGGCCCGCGGCGCCGCGCCTGCTGCTGGCCGGCCTGCCCCTGCTGGCCGCCGCGCCCGGCTCGGTGCTGCTGGCGCCCGGCGCCGTGGGGCCTCCCGACGCGCTGCGCCCGGCCAAGTACCTGTCGCTGGCGCTGGACGAGCCGCCGTGCGGCCAGTTCGCGCTCcccggcggcggcgcgggcggcggcgcggcCGGCCCGGGCCTCTGCACCTGCGCGGTCTGCAAGTTCCCGCACCTCGTCCCCGCCGGCCTGGGCCTGGCCGCCGTGCAGGCACAGTTTTCCAAGTGA